CGCGGCCACCGAGATGGAGGTTCTCGCGCTCGACTGGCTTGCGCAGCTCCTTCGCCTGCCAACCACCTTCATGAATCGCACAAGCACTGGCCGCGGCACTGGTGGTGGTGTCATCCTCGGCACCACGAGCGAAGCAATGCTCGTCACGCTGGTCGCCGCCCGTGACGCCGCGTTGCGTAGAAGCGGCTCTGTCGGCGTGGCCGACCTGCCGCGCTTGACTGTGTATGCTGCCGACCAGACCCACTCCACGTTCTTCAAGGCATGCCGCCTTGCAGGCTTCGACCCCGCCAACATCCGCTCCATCCCTACTGGGTCGGAAACCGACTACGGACTCGACCCGACCAAGCTTCTCGAGATCATGCAAGCTGATACCGATGCCGGTCTCGTGCCAACATATGTCTGCGCCACAGTGGGCACAACGTCTTCCAACGCCGTCGACCCGGTGGGTGCCGTCGCTGACGTTGCCGCCCTTTTCAATGTGTGGGTCCATGTCGACGCTGCCTACGCTGGCAGTGCGTGCATCTGCCCGGAGTTCCGCCACCATCTCGATGGCGTCGAGCGCGTGGACTCCATTAGCATGAGCCCACACAAATGGCTTCTCACATGCCTCGATTGCACCTGTCTCTATGTCCGCGATGCTCACCGCCTAAGTGACTCGTTGGAGACCAACCCGGAGTACCTAAAGAATGATGCTACAGACTCGGGCGAGGTCACCGATCTTAAGGACATGCAGGTCGGCGTCGGTCGGCGGTTCCGTGGGCTCAAGCTCTGGATGGTCATGCGCACATATGGTACCGCAAAGCTCCAAGAGCACATCCGTAGCGACGTCGCCATGGCGAAGATGTTTGAAGATTTTGTTCGTGCCGATGACAGGTTCGAGGTGGTCGTACCAAGGAACTTTGCTCTCGTGTGTTTCAGGATCAAGGCAACTGGCGCCATGACAGAGGAGGATGCCGATGAGGCCAACCGTGTGCTCATGGAGAATCTGAATAAGACCGGTAAGGCTTATCTTGCACACACGGTGGTTGGTGATAGGTTCGTGCTTCGGTTCGCCGTGGGGTCGTCCCTGCAGGAGGAGAGGCATGTGAGGAGTGCCTGGGACCTCATCAAGAAGACTACTAGCAGTATCATGGATTAAGTGAATGGACCTACAGATGCACAAAGTTCCAGAAGCCACACAAATCCCTATATTTGGGGTATAATTATTATTTTGTATTTATCTTTTTTTTCTATGATTCGGATTATTATTACTTTGCACATTTGGTTCTTATTCCGTTTTGTGATCTATATCGGCCGAGGATATATGTATAGGAGGCCGGTACCAAAGAAATTGATTAGATTGTAAGAATTGCTTATATTGCAAGAACATGAGATATTATTCTTTATATTGTACTCTAGTATAAATATATGGGAGTGACTTATAGTAGGTGACTGCTTTTTTGTTTTGGATCACTCACTTTCTTGTTAGACCGTGAGATTATTGCAACATGTTTTTTTATAAACTCATGAAGCCTCTATTAATTTGTCACAATGTTTTATAAGGATGAAAGTAAGATCACCGGGCTAGCCTAACCAAACATGACGTTGAGTCCCTAAAGTAAGATCATGCTTCATTAGCTTGTGAGCCCCGACATTTGAGGTCCTAAACACCTAAACAAAATTACAACTAATAAAAACCACTTCCCTAATGATAGCACCGTAACTTGCAACACTCTGCTGGTTTATGTATTTACGACC
This DNA window, taken from Triticum aestivum cultivar Chinese Spring chromosome 1D, IWGSC CS RefSeq v2.1, whole genome shotgun sequence, encodes the following:
- the LOC123164297 gene encoding tryptophan decarboxylase 1-like → MGSLDTNPMAFSALPNDKAAFEPLNPEDVRAYLHKAVDFISDYYTNVESMPVLPNVKPGYLQDELSASPPTYSAPFDVTMKELRTSVVPGMTHWASPNFFAFFPSTNSAAAIAGDLIASAMNTVGFTWQASPAATEMEVLALDWLAQLLRLPTTFMNRTSTGRGTGGGVILGTTSEAMLVTLVAARDAALRRSGSVGVADLPRLTVYAADQTHSTFFKACRLAGFDPANIRSIPTGSETDYGLDPTKLLEIMQADTDAGLVPTYVCATVGTTSSNAVDPVGAVADVAALFNVWVHVDAAYAGSACICPEFRHHLDGVERVDSISMSPHKWLLTCLDCTCLYVRDAHRLSDSLETNPEYLKNDATDSGEVTDLKDMQVGVGRRFRGLKLWMVMRTYGTAKLQEHIRSDVAMAKMFEDFVRADDRFEVVVPRNFALVCFRIKATGAMTEEDADEANRVLMENLNKTGKAYLAHTVVGDRFVLRFAVGSSLQEERHVRSAWDLIKKTTSSIMD